Proteins encoded in a region of the Mycobacterium branderi genome:
- a CDS encoding cyclopropane mycolic acid synthase family methyltransferase has translation MSNNLTPHFEDVQSHYDLSDDFYRLFLDPSQTYSCAYFERDDMTLEEAQLAKIDLSLGKLDLEPGMTLLDIGCGWGATLRRAIEKYDVNVIGLTLSKNQAAHVQKSFAAMDSPRSKEVRLQGWEQFDEPVDRIVSIGAFEHFGRSRYDDFFAMAYRVLPPGGVMMLHTIVKPSDEDFAERGLPLTMRLLRFFKFIMDEIFPGGDLPQASAVEEHAARAGFTLTKRQPLRLHYARTLHIWAKNLESRKDEAIAIQSQEVYDRYMKYLTGCAELFRDGYTDVCQFTLVKP, from the coding sequence GTGAGCAACAATCTCACGCCGCACTTCGAGGACGTCCAGTCGCATTACGACCTGTCCGACGACTTCTACCGGCTGTTCCTCGACCCGTCACAGACCTACAGCTGCGCATACTTCGAGCGCGACGACATGACTCTGGAAGAGGCGCAACTCGCCAAGATCGACCTGTCGCTGGGCAAGCTCGATCTGGAGCCCGGCATGACGCTGCTCGATATCGGCTGCGGCTGGGGCGCGACGCTGCGGCGCGCGATCGAGAAGTACGACGTGAACGTCATCGGCTTGACGCTGTCCAAAAACCAGGCCGCCCATGTGCAGAAGTCCTTCGCCGCGATGGACAGCCCGCGTTCCAAAGAGGTGCGGCTGCAGGGCTGGGAGCAGTTCGACGAGCCGGTGGACCGCATCGTGTCAATCGGTGCGTTCGAGCATTTCGGCCGCAGCCGCTACGACGACTTTTTCGCAATGGCCTACCGAGTGCTGCCGCCGGGTGGGGTGATGATGCTGCACACCATCGTCAAGCCCAGCGACGAGGACTTCGCCGAGCGCGGGCTGCCGCTCACGATGCGTCTCCTGCGGTTCTTCAAGTTCATCATGGACGAGATCTTCCCCGGCGGCGATCTGCCGCAGGCGTCGGCGGTCGAGGAGCACGCGGCCAGGGCGGGCTTCACGCTCACCAAGAGGCAGCCGCTGCGGCTGCACTACGCCCGCACGCTGCACATCTGGGCCAAGAATCTGGAATCCCGCAAGGACGAGGCCATCGCGATCCAGTCGCAGGAGGTCTACGACCGTTACATGAAATACCTGACCGGCTGCGCCGAGCTGTTTCGCGACGGCTACACCGACGTCTGCCAGTTCACCTTGGTCAAGCCGTAG
- a CDS encoding lysophospholipid acyltransferase family protein, whose amino-acid sequence MAGEPKAKVIPLHTNPSRAAAQRRAGQRTQESRRHPSLLSDPGGRASAEQIAAVVREIDQHRRVAGAKPETETPGSDLAQRVGAVAEFIRQRITGDYSVDEFGFDPHFNDAIVRPLLRFFFKSWFRVEVSGIENLPDTGAALVVANHAGVLPFDGLMASVAVHDEHPAHRDLRLLAADMVFDLPVIGETARKAGHTMACTTDAHRLLASGELTAVFPEGYKGLGKKFKDRYKLQRFGRGGFVSAALRTKAPIVPCSIVGSEEIYPMVADVKLLARLFGLPYFPVTPLFPLAGPAGMVPLPSKWHIAFGEPISTADYDVADADDPMVTFELTDQVRETIQQTLYRLLAGRRNVFFG is encoded by the coding sequence GTGGCGGGTGAGCCGAAGGCGAAAGTCATTCCGCTGCACACGAATCCGAGTCGTGCAGCCGCGCAGCGGCGGGCGGGTCAACGGACGCAGGAGTCGCGTCGGCACCCGTCGCTGTTGTCGGATCCCGGCGGGCGGGCATCAGCCGAGCAGATCGCCGCCGTCGTCCGCGAGATCGACCAGCATCGTCGCGTCGCCGGCGCCAAACCCGAAACCGAAACGCCCGGCAGCGACCTCGCGCAGCGGGTCGGTGCGGTCGCCGAATTCATCCGTCAACGCATCACCGGCGACTACAGCGTCGACGAGTTCGGGTTCGACCCACACTTCAACGACGCCATCGTGCGGCCTTTGCTGAGATTCTTCTTCAAGTCGTGGTTCCGGGTCGAGGTCAGCGGTATCGAGAACCTGCCGGACACCGGCGCGGCATTGGTCGTGGCCAACCACGCCGGGGTGCTGCCGTTCGACGGGCTGATGGCCTCGGTGGCCGTGCACGACGAGCACCCCGCGCATCGCGACTTGCGGCTGCTGGCCGCCGACATGGTGTTCGACCTGCCGGTGATCGGCGAAACCGCCCGCAAGGCCGGCCACACCATGGCGTGCACCACCGACGCACACCGGCTGCTGGCGTCCGGCGAGCTCACCGCCGTGTTCCCGGAGGGCTACAAGGGCCTGGGCAAGAAGTTCAAGGACCGCTACAAGCTGCAGCGGTTCGGCCGCGGCGGGTTCGTGTCGGCGGCACTGCGCACCAAGGCGCCGATCGTGCCGTGCTCGATCGTCGGCTCCGAGGAGATCTACCCGATGGTGGCCGACGTCAAGCTGCTGGCGCGGCTGTTCGGTCTGCCGTACTTCCCGGTCACCCCGCTGTTTCCGTTGGCCGGCCCGGCGGGCATGGTGCCGCTGCCGTCGAAGTGGCACATTGCTTTTGGCGAGCCGATTTCTACCGCCGACTACGACGTTGCCGACGCCGACGATCCGATGGTCACCTTCGAGCTGACCGATCAGGTCCGCGAGACCATCCAGCAGACGCTGTACCGGTTGCTGGCCGGCCGGCGCAACGTGTTCTTCGGCTGA
- a CDS encoding SDR family oxidoreductase, translating into MDSSGATSDTVHYPKVVLVTGACRFLGGYLTARLAQNPLINRVIAVDAIAPSKDMLRRMGRAEFVRADIRNPFIAKVIRNGDVDTVVHAAAASFAPRSGGGAALKEINVMGAMQLFAACQKAPSVRRVVLKSTSEVYGSSPHDPVMFTEDSSSRRPFREGFPKDSLDIEGYVRGLGRRRPDISVTILRLANMIGPAMDTTLSRYLAGPLVPTVVGRDARLQLLHEQDALGALERAAMAGKPGTFNIGADGIIMLSQAIRRAGRIPLPVPGFGLWILDSLRRANRYTEINREQLDYLSYGRVMDTTRMRVQLGYQPKWTTAEAFDDYVRGRGLTPIIKPELVVSLEGRAVAAAQRFGNWNPIPSVWGK; encoded by the coding sequence GTGGATTCGTCGGGCGCTACTAGCGACACCGTGCACTACCCCAAAGTCGTATTGGTGACTGGGGCGTGCCGGTTTCTGGGCGGCTACCTGACGGCCCGGCTGGCGCAGAACCCGTTGATCAACCGGGTCATCGCCGTGGATGCCATTGCGCCCAGCAAGGACATGCTGCGGCGGATGGGCCGCGCCGAATTCGTCCGCGCCGACATCCGCAACCCCTTTATCGCCAAGGTGATTCGAAACGGCGACGTCGACACCGTCGTGCATGCGGCCGCGGCGTCGTTTGCGCCGCGATCCGGCGGCGGTGCGGCGTTGAAGGAAATCAACGTGATGGGCGCGATGCAGTTGTTCGCGGCCTGCCAGAAGGCGCCGTCGGTGCGCCGCGTGGTGTTGAAGTCGACGTCGGAGGTCTACGGGTCCAGCCCGCACGACCCGGTGATGTTCACCGAGGACAGCAGCAGCCGCCGGCCCTTCCGCGAAGGTTTCCCCAAGGACAGCCTCGACATCGAGGGCTATGTGCGCGGGCTGGGCCGCCGGCGGCCCGACATCTCGGTGACGATTCTGCGGTTGGCCAACATGATCGGGCCCGCGATGGACACCACGCTGTCGCGGTATCTGGCCGGCCCGCTGGTCCCCACCGTCGTCGGACGGGACGCTCGCCTGCAGTTACTGCACGAGCAGGACGCGCTCGGCGCGCTGGAGCGCGCCGCGATGGCCGGCAAGCCGGGCACCTTCAACATCGGTGCCGACGGGATCATCATGCTGTCGCAGGCGATCCGGCGGGCGGGCCGAATTCCGCTGCCGGTACCCGGATTCGGGCTCTGGATTCTCGATTCGCTGAGACGTGCTAATCGCTATACCGAAATCAACCGCGAGCAACTCGACTACCTCAGTTACGGCCGCGTAATGGACACAACACGGATGCGTGTCCAACTCGGCTACCAACCCAAATGGACTACGGCCGAAGCCTTTGATGACTACGTACGTGGTCGAGGTTTGACTCCCATTATCAAACCGGAGTTGGTAGTCTCCTTGGAGGGTCGGGCCGTGGCAGCAGCGCAGCGCTTTGGCAACTGGAACCCAATTCCATCGGTTTGGGGGAAGTAA
- a CDS encoding 30S ribosomal protein bS22: MGSVIKKRRKRMSKKKHRKLLRRTRVQRRKLGK; the protein is encoded by the coding sequence ATGGGCTCAGTAATCAAGAAGCGGCGCAAGAGGATGTCGAAGAAGAAGCACCGCAAGCTGCTTCGCCGCACCCGGGTGCAGCGCAGGAAACTCGGAAAGTAA
- a CDS encoding helix-turn-helix domain-containing protein, with translation MTSMNGPSARDSAGGKSARDSGSPDGQQPRTQFLTVAEVAALMRVSKMTVYRLVHNGELPAVRVGRSFRVHAKAVHDMLESSYFDAG, from the coding sequence ATGACGTCTATGAACGGGCCATCAGCACGAGATTCAGCTGGCGGAAAATCGGCGCGGGACAGCGGTTCCCCCGACGGCCAGCAGCCCAGGACACAATTTCTGACCGTGGCCGAAGTGGCGGCGCTGATGCGGGTCAGCAAGATGACGGTCTACCGGCTGGTTCACAACGGTGAACTGCCCGCGGTCCGCGTCGGGCGGTCTTTCCGGGTGCATGCCAAGGCCGTGCACGACATGCTGGAGAGCTCCTACTTCGACGCCGGGTAG
- the proC gene encoding pyrroline-5-carboxylate reductase has protein sequence MARIAIIGGGSMGEALLSGLLRSGRQVKDLVVAERLPERARYLSETYSVLVTSMVDAAENATFVILAVKPSDVEAAVTEIAHAAAQADGDSPEQVFITVAAGVTTGYLESKLPAGTPVVRVMPNAPALVGAGVSAIAKGRFVTPEQLKEVAALFDSVGGVLTVPEAQMDAVTAVSGSGPAYFFLMVEALIDAGVGVGLSRQVATELVAQTMAGSAAMLLERMEQDRAPAGGGAADLGVDTTAAGLRATVTSPGGTTAAALRELERGGLRSAVDDAVRAAKTRSEQLRITSE, from the coding sequence ATGGCCAGAATCGCGATCATCGGCGGCGGCAGCATGGGCGAAGCCTTGCTTTCGGGCCTGCTGCGGTCCGGGCGGCAGGTCAAGGACCTGGTGGTGGCCGAACGGCTGCCTGAGCGTGCCCGCTACCTGTCCGAAACGTATTCGGTGCTGGTGACGTCGATGGTCGACGCGGCGGAGAACGCGACGTTCGTCATCCTCGCGGTCAAACCCTCCGACGTCGAGGCGGCTGTCACCGAGATCGCCCACGCGGCCGCCCAGGCCGACGGCGACAGCCCCGAGCAGGTGTTCATCACCGTCGCCGCCGGGGTCACGACCGGATACCTGGAATCGAAACTGCCGGCCGGGACGCCGGTGGTCCGGGTGATGCCCAACGCACCGGCGCTGGTCGGTGCCGGGGTCAGCGCGATAGCCAAGGGCCGCTTCGTCACACCGGAACAGCTCAAGGAGGTGGCCGCGCTGTTCGACTCCGTCGGCGGCGTGCTCACCGTCCCGGAGGCGCAGATGGACGCGGTGACGGCGGTGTCCGGTTCCGGGCCGGCGTATTTCTTCCTGATGGTCGAGGCACTGATCGACGCTGGCGTCGGGGTGGGCCTGAGCCGTCAGGTGGCGACCGAACTGGTCGCCCAGACGATGGCAGGGTCGGCGGCGATGCTGCTGGAGCGGATGGAGCAGGACCGGGCGCCCGCCGGCGGCGGCGCGGCCGACCTCGGCGTGGACACGACGGCCGCCGGGCTGCGGGCCACGGTCACCTCGCCGGGCGGCACTACCGCTGCTGCGCTGCGGGAACTCGAGCGTGGGGGTTTGCGCAGCGCTGTCGACGACGCGGTCCGGGCCGCGAAAACCCGTTCTGAGCAGCTACGAATCACATCAGAGTAA
- a CDS encoding thioesterase family protein, with translation MSIPLFTEAMTLRQTGPGAFEGELNKHWTIGPKVHGGAMLALCANAARTAHGDGVQPVAVSGSYLWAPDPGPMQLTTSIRKRGRRISVVDVELNQGQRTAVHAVVTLGEPEHHVPPLLSANPVTELMTPEPPPGIAPIGPGHPMAGLVHLAEGCDVRPVVSTLEPTDGRPPLIQMWVRPRGVAPDVLFALMCGDVSAPVSFAVGRTGWAPTVQLTAYLRGLPADGWLRVLCTCVQIGQDWFDEDHTVVDCEGRIVVQSRQLAMVPALR, from the coding sequence ATGAGCATCCCGTTATTCACCGAGGCGATGACGCTGCGCCAGACCGGGCCTGGTGCTTTCGAAGGCGAGCTGAACAAGCACTGGACGATCGGGCCCAAGGTGCACGGCGGGGCGATGCTGGCGTTGTGCGCCAACGCCGCCCGCACCGCCCACGGCGACGGCGTCCAGCCGGTCGCGGTGTCGGGCAGCTACCTGTGGGCACCCGATCCCGGGCCGATGCAGCTGACGACCTCAATCCGCAAGCGCGGCAGACGAATCAGCGTGGTCGACGTGGAGCTCAACCAGGGCCAGCGGACCGCCGTGCACGCCGTCGTCACCCTCGGCGAACCCGAACACCATGTGCCGCCGCTACTTTCGGCCAACCCGGTGACCGAGCTGATGACGCCCGAACCGCCGCCCGGAATCGCGCCGATCGGTCCCGGCCATCCGATGGCCGGGCTGGTGCACCTGGCCGAGGGCTGCGACGTGCGGCCAGTGGTCTCCACGCTCGAGCCCACCGACGGGCGGCCACCGCTGATCCAGATGTGGGTACGGCCGCGTGGGGTGGCGCCCGACGTCCTGTTCGCGCTGATGTGCGGTGACGTGTCCGCGCCGGTGAGCTTCGCCGTCGGCCGCACCGGCTGGGCGCCCACCGTGCAGCTCACCGCCTACCTGCGCGGCCTGCCCGCCGACGGATGGCTGCGCGTGCTGTGCACTTGCGTGCAGATCGGCCAGGACTGGTTCGACGAGGACCACACCGTCGTCGACTGCGAGGGCCGCATCGTGGTGCAATCGCGTCAGCTGGCGATGGTCCCCGCTCTTCGCTGA
- a CDS encoding sugar phosphate isomerase/epimerase family protein yields MRPAIKVGLSTASVYPMRTEAAFEYAAKLGYDGVELMVWGESVSQDIAAVQKLSRRYRMPVLSVHAPCLLISQRVWGSNPIPKLERSVRAAEKLGAQTVVVHPPFRWQRRYAEGFSEQVAALEESSDVLVAVENMFPFRADRFFRQSMERMRRRGGGPGPAISAFSPSYDPLDGNHAHYTLDLSHTATAGSDALDMAQRMGSGLVHLHLCDGSGLPADEHLMPGRGTQPVVEVCQMLAGSDFAGHVVLEVSTSRARSAHEREAMLAESLQFARKHLLR; encoded by the coding sequence GTGCGCCCAGCTATCAAGGTCGGCCTGTCGACGGCCTCGGTCTACCCGATGAGGACCGAGGCCGCCTTCGAGTATGCGGCCAAGCTCGGCTACGACGGCGTCGAGCTGATGGTGTGGGGCGAGTCGGTCAGCCAGGACATCGCCGCCGTCCAGAAGCTCTCCCGGCGCTACCGGATGCCGGTGCTGTCGGTACACGCGCCGTGCCTGCTGATCTCGCAGCGAGTGTGGGGATCCAACCCGATACCGAAGCTGGAACGCAGCGTGCGGGCCGCCGAAAAGCTCGGCGCCCAAACCGTCGTCGTGCATCCGCCGTTCCGCTGGCAGCGCCGTTACGCCGAGGGGTTCTCCGAACAGGTTGCCGCACTGGAGGAGTCGAGCGACGTGCTCGTGGCGGTGGAGAACATGTTCCCGTTCAGGGCGGACCGATTCTTCCGGCAGTCGATGGAGCGGATGCGCAGGCGGGGCGGCGGGCCCGGCCCGGCGATCTCCGCGTTCTCGCCGTCCTACGATCCGCTGGACGGCAACCACGCGCACTACACGCTGGACCTGTCGCACACCGCGACCGCGGGCAGCGACGCGCTCGACATGGCCCAGCGGATGGGCTCGGGCCTGGTGCACCTGCATCTGTGCGACGGCAGCGGGCTGCCGGCCGACGAACATCTGATGCCCGGCCGGGGCACCCAGCCGGTCGTGGAGGTGTGCCAGATGCTGGCCGGTAGCGACTTCGCCGGCCACGTCGTCCTGGAGGTGTCGACGTCGCGCGCGCGTTCCGCCCATGAGCGCGAGGCGATGCTGGCGGAGTCGCTGCAATTCGCCCGAAAGCATCTGCTGCGATGA
- a CDS encoding Ppx/GppA phosphatase family protein produces the protein MRLGVLDVGSNTVNLLVVDAHRGGHPTPMSSTKATLRLAETIDSSGKISRRWVDKLISTIDEFAKIADSSGCAELMAFATSAVRDAKNSEDVLARVKAETGVELRVLRGVDESRLTFLAVRRWYGWSAGRIINLDIGGGSLELSNGVDEEPEVALSLPLGAGRLTREWLQDDPPGRRRVGMLRDWLDSELAEPSATLLEPGTPDLAVATSKTFRSLARLTGAAPSAAGPRVKRTLTASGLRQLISFISRMTTADRAELEGVSAERAPQIVAGALVAEATMRALSIETVDICPWALREGLILRKLDSEADGTALVETSVRDAGSQQADRTAVSRSRGSTR, from the coding sequence GTGAGATTGGGTGTGCTCGACGTGGGCAGCAACACGGTCAATCTGCTGGTGGTGGATGCCCACCGCGGTGGGCACCCGACCCCCATGAGCTCGACCAAGGCCACCCTGCGGCTTGCCGAGACCATCGACAGCTCGGGCAAGATCAGTCGACGGTGGGTCGACAAGCTGATTTCGACGATCGACGAGTTCGCGAAGATTGCCGACAGCTCAGGCTGCGCCGAATTGATGGCGTTCGCCACATCCGCGGTCCGTGACGCCAAAAACTCCGAGGACGTGCTGGCCCGGGTAAAGGCCGAAACGGGTGTCGAGCTGCGGGTGCTGCGAGGCGTCGACGAGTCGCGGCTGACCTTCCTGGCGGTGCGCCGCTGGTACGGGTGGAGCGCCGGGCGGATCATCAACCTCGACATCGGCGGCGGCTCGCTCGAGCTGTCCAACGGTGTCGACGAGGAACCCGAGGTCGCGTTGTCGCTGCCGCTGGGCGCCGGACGGCTGACGCGCGAATGGCTGCAAGACGATCCGCCGGGCCGGCGGCGTGTCGGCATGCTGCGGGATTGGCTAGACTCCGAGCTCGCCGAGCCCAGCGCCACACTCCTCGAACCCGGCACACCCGACCTTGCCGTAGCAACGTCGAAGACGTTCCGCTCCCTGGCGCGGCTGACCGGCGCGGCGCCGTCGGCGGCCGGCCCGCGGGTGAAGCGGACATTGACCGCAAGCGGCCTCAGACAACTCATATCTTTCATCTCTAGGATGACCACGGCTGACCGAGCCGAACTGGAAGGAGTGAGTGCCGAGCGGGCGCCGCAAATCGTGGCGGGAGCTCTGGTGGCGGAGGCGACTATGCGAGCGCTGTCGATAGAAACGGTGGACATCTGCCCGTGGGCGCTGCGGGAAGGTCTCATCTTGCGCAAACTTGACAGTGAAGCCGACGGAACCGCCCTCGTCGAGACTTCCGTGCGGGATGCTGGAAGCCAGCAAGCTGATCGGACTGCGGTTAGCCGATCGAGAGGCAGCACACGATGA